TTGTACTTGCCGCATCACCCTGATGTTTGCTTGAGGTAGCAGCCAGTGTTAGTTGCCAGGAGCTTGCATCCCAAGCAATATTGAACAATATTTGAtcctgcatatttttattaaaactttattatattttttccattgccatgttttaatttttctaaaattattaatttcagattGATTAGACTAATAGCATTAGCGTCCCAGAAATTCTTGTCAGACATAGCCAATGATGCATTACAGCACTGTAAAATGAGAACCTCGAGTCAAATTAATCAGAGCTCTAAGAACCAAAAAGGACCAAAGGAAAAGAAATATGTCATGACGATGGAGGATTTAGTGCCTGCCCTTCAGGAATATGGAATCTCAGCAAAGAAAccacattattttgtttaagtataGGGAATTATATCTTAGCAATCAAATACAATGTCTAGAGAATGTTGATTTACTTTTTGTTATAATCACAATCTTTAGATTATTCTAAAAGAACAACAGGCTGTTAGtgggaatttattattaatatttaagttttaaatggcATATACCCACGGTGAGActggtataaatttaatttttcaaataattaattatatttaacaacatttgtgacaaaaaaaaattgtaaatataaaagataaaaaatattcgttttattttttgtgtctgtcttgaatttaaaaataggtttaataattttttttttcaattacatgtcaaataataattatctgtatACAATTATTGTCTTGTActgattaaactttttttattacattcttttttatttaactttttggaAGGTAAatctatttgttatttttatttcgttaactattaaattagcaattataaaatacaaaaaatatgtccAAAGCAACTTGCAAAAATTTACTTGTTTGGATAATGGAACAAAAGGCAAGCATCGGTATCTGAAGtcgaaatattcaattattaaaatataaaagttaaaaacttgataataaataaagtgacaATACTATAACGATTATAGCCTTCACCAAATTCGGACCCAAAAGATTTTACTACGATCTACCCTCAGAGGCAGTAAAGCAAAGTCcacaattatgttatttaataaacgcGACATCATAGGTCGCGACCTTGATCTTATAAATTccttgtattgttttaattgatttttttttaatggcagTAAACTGAACTATCGTAGACCTACCTTCatcagtgcgattctgtaagaattcactctGTTTCTCACGCTAATtatcgagtttcgagtttcttattTCAGAATGGCCCTATAGTGGTACTATGACGCTTATAGCATTGCAACTGTTGCTATGCTATAACCATTATAGTCCTACAGgtcttatttacatattatataattacttaaactttttctatttttttatgtttattcagTATTTTCTATTACAAGCAGGTGAGTCGAAAAGAAAACTCGGCGTTTTGATTCAATctagaaaaacatattaaaaaagtacttataTATGTTTTGAACAATGAAACTACAATCtatgtaattaataacaaatcatAAGTTTTATTGATACACAAAATACACACATCCCACGCAGCAatcataattcaataaattaaccgAAATTCCTTCTTAACACAAGaacttaaaatactttttttaaaatttatattagagGAACTAGCAAATGCCACCTGATCActgttccacttaactactaatATTCACTTTAAATTTCCTTCTAAGTTCTAATAGCAAATTATCAACATTCATAGtgcaattattttacaaatccatagtaaatatcatagatatcAAAATCTCAaccattgaaaatattatattaggacAATTCAATGTTAAAGCTGTGATTCTATCTTAACTCtacttgtaatttaataggctaaaattatttctatgtggtggtagaatatgaAATAGAGagtaatagatagatctcagacttttttataaattgctgTTAAATGTTCACTCAGCGGTGTATTGTCAGTCTCCATATAAAGTATAACTTCTAAGGTATCAGGCTGCAATAACCGTAGTTCTCTTTTGAAGTTTTTGACGTAGGGTGGTTTTGAAAAGCTAGCCCTTGATACATTCGCTGTGActagttttatttctttcttttctgGATCACAGGCACCTTCTTCAAGAGACGTGAGGCCAAAGTTATGGCTGATAAGAAAGGCTAGATCATGTGTTCCAGGATTTATACGGAGAAAGCCCCTTTCCTGATGCATAGGCTTCTTTGTTTCAGGATGTCTTGATGTTGAGATGTAATTGAACATAGGCTGTCCTGGAATTAAAGATttgtatactaaatattatcaatttaattaaaaatattggtgtATTaagaatagtaaaataaataacttaagaaaTATGTGGGATATTCCTAGATTATTTGGTAGGCTAAAGCTTCCCTTCCTTTTCGAAATGGGTTTTAGGTAGAGCCATACTATCACCTACATTTCATCATATACACACAGGTCTCTTCCAGATCTTTCTTtacataaatgaattataagcaaaaattaaacaaatgaaaaacagTGGTTTGCTAGGTTTTTAACCTGTAATCTTTGATTTGGATTCACATGTTCAAAGTGCTGGGCCATAATAGCTgtgtgttgttttataaatactattctactaataataatatactatgttttttaactaaaactaataagattaaaattggTTAAAAGGTGTTTAAAATGGAACCTTgtctaaataacattataattgaaGCTTTTTTCAGTTTGGATGAATAGCATATGAACAAACTATTGTTTTTAGTCATTCCTGCCCTGAACTAGTTGCCAGAAtttgaatacttattttttttattttgaatgggAAGGGAGAGTGTATGTTGTTACCACAACCCAAATACATatgaattttaagaaattattgatAATCCCTTACCAATACATATGAATTCTAGTTCTTCATGATATTGAAAATCTTTTAAGGTTGGGTAGTGTCCTTTTCCATCTTCAGTGACCCAACGTCCAGAAAGCCAAGAGATTGGTGCAAGAGCCTCGTGAATTTCTTCATTAGATTGCAGCATTACTATTAtctataactataaattatttcaatacattaCAGCAGTAgccatttaattttctttttaacctTTTAACTTCAATTTAATCGTTGTTTTCTAATATCAGTAAAACAAGTCACTTTATGATGCTTCTTAtacctaaaatttaaattaagttgaaAAAACATCTTACGTAAACCATAAGTATATAAGTAggtatgtacttatttttacaaaaaatattttttaccagtaatttaaaatatattaaatgaataaaacgcATTCACTGatgatttaacataaaaataaaatataaatattaaaagaataatattgtCAGTTGTCACTTACGTTTTTTTTGGTCAACAGACAGAGCAACACTGAATTAAAACTATGAAGTATAAAGAAGAGGTAAGAATAAGTACTTGTCGAATTAATCTGTGTCTTTTTGGTACAAATaaaagacacaaaaaaaaagaaaaagtaccTTTGTGTATTAAAAGCGTTTCTTAAAATGTATGGAATTTATAAGGCGCCTGCCAAGAAGAAATGAACATCTAtctatcgaaaaaaaaaccCAGCAAACATTCAATTTCCATAGCActactatttatttgtattacagGACTGTCTTCTATTAAATAATCCAAAATAgtcatataacattttaacaaagattaatattgaatgaaatttcgTCAGAACTCCTAATAACTGACTTCAGTATCATGTCTATTTTCtcctttaaatttgttttattaaaactaaataataataaaatcacctTCGTTTCATGTTACCACCGTTTCATATTCATCGACTCTATCTTCAAAAGTCGATCTATAGAACAATACTTATTTGATTACGATCTTCGCTAAAATTCATCAGTCACCTTGGattgttttttatcaaaacatggAACCTCTTTTATTGTCGATGATTAGCCATTTTCATTATCTAGATTGGGTAATAAGTTTGTTGATGCTCCACATCAACTTGATGATTCGCTTAACACCTGACCAGGCGATATTAGTTAAAGAGCGTTACTCATCTGTCTACCATGTGAGGTCCAATACTAAGTCCTTAGTGAGATTGGTAGGTATTTGGACCAAAAAGAGTACGATTTTTTAGCCCCTCGCATCAGGCTTGCTTTTATTAGCTCCACTCTGGCCCAAAACGAAATAATCCAAGGGGCTGAtaagtatgaaaaaatattaataaaaaaatatctatctcAAAGACAAAACTACCTATTATTTGactttttgattattaaagGTACGATAAGGTTGAAACAAAATAGAAGCTATTATATTCCTTATTCACTTagagatacaaaaaaatacacagaTGAGAAAATAGTTTTGCTACTTACTTACTAAACGTATTCCAACATCGCGTCGTTTCGATTTGATATCACGTTGACGACCAATACAGAGTTTGAAGGATATGATGTTTTTGTGCGTAACTTTGACACGAACTGAAAGTAAATGATccactataattattattaatttatgattataccTTATACCTAACTGAAGTAGCGCCATTCTAGCAATTAATAACAAGCCACATGCTGATGGAGTGCCCTTGGATCTTTCCTCGGCAGCCATAATCGGTGACAAGCTCTCGCTTCCGACGGTGAATTATCACGCTCGGAAGTTCCTCACAATTATGTGAGGATTGAATGGAGATAGCTCGTTCTACGAGATGTCGTAAATGAAAGCTGCGGATGCTCCCATGATGATAgtgcctttttttatttcatcagtGCTTAGAACGCCCTTGCAAACCGAAATACTTACTAAAAAGAGAAAAACAGAAACAGCGGTGCTCACGCTATATTTTCTATACATCTGTGGTATTGTAGCGTcagcagaaaataaaataaacagttattttaattttatttattacttactattttacatgttattacttattttaatatcttgaaTTAATATGTATACAGTGTTAAGAGATAAAAACctaaagaattataataataacaataaaataagaaaataaacaattagataatataataagccAAGatatgggccatctcggctctttgttCTTCGAAAGTATGGCTGTTGAGCCGAACTATAGGTATCTGTTGAGATACCTATGAGATTTTCACCATACACGTGCAGGTCCtctcaccgccgagcacgagctAAGCTTTACGAGTAcgatacacaaattaaatacatgaaaattcaatttagCTATTTTTTCGACATTCATAGATTTATTTAGCCAAGAAGATCAAAATATTGGTAACTGTTCAATTagaattgaaatttatgaagacGATCTATCAGGTCCGTGTTTTGTGCCATGATTGCAAATCGATTTTTGGGGTTAGCTTTTAATTGGCCTATGAAATCTGGGATTTCTTGTAAGTTTCTCGGGTCGATGAGATCAAACAAAGCTTTTAAATTAGACCAAAGAGCGGGTATTCGATCAATTTCATCAGCAGTATTGTTAACCATTGCTGATGGCGTTTCGGAATTACATTCGGGATTCTGATAGTCCATAGAGGACGACGTCTGAGGCCTTATATCGAGCATTTGAAGATCCGTAGAAGATGCCAGCAACAGTTCAGGGCCTTGATCGGGTGCATGAAGGGGTGTGGAGGACGTCTGACGGGCTGTAACTGGTTCTTGAAGAACCACGGAGGAGTTTTGAGTTGACATCGTTGTTTCTCGAGGTGAGTCTAGGGAGATACGCTCAGAGTAACTAGCGGAATCGCATCGTCGACATTGCCCAAGGTTCCGAGGTTCTTCAAACTTTATGTTTGATATACCGCAAACtgcattcaatttaaaaattagctTTCCCTCAGAAGACTGGTCAAGTACAATCAGCACTAATTTGTAAGGCGATCCTGAAATAGGATGGTAAATCCTATGTACCTCACGTACTGGAAGTCTCTGCGACTTTAAGTCCTCAAAAATGCTTTCGCAATTCAGTTCTACCGGAAGGCCACGGATCATCACTTTCAGTTCCTGCGCGAAGTAGAAACCTACTTGCTCTATGCTCAATAACCATGTTAGTCTCTGTTGTGTAATTAAGTCCTTAGGTTGAACTACAATACCATCTTTGGTTGACCGCCCGTATGTATGACGAATACAAgccattttaaactttttagaaATACGAGCCCAACAACACTTTTCAGGTATAATTATGGGTGGAAGAAGTTTGACACACGGATGCATATTAGCGGTCGCAAGTAACGTGGAAGAAGCAGGGGTAACGGAATTAAGCAAAGCAGGATCTACCCGAGCATTAGATCTTTTAGGTTGCGATTGGTCCCTATTGTTTTTCGCCTTACGATTCGTGGATCGGGGCGCGAGAGACCCGAGCTGCTccattgtgtatttttttaagctgCCCTAAGATGATAAACGCGATAGCTATcttcaattttgatttaaagaaGCGGGTAAAAACGCACACGAGTACAAGAACTCACACGCACATACACAAGTATTTCGAACGTGcactatttaattttctaaacaCCAGTGAAAAGGACGAGCGTTATAGAAACGGCTGTACTGTTCGGAAGCCAGAGTAAGACTAAATAATAAGTGACGCTGTGACTTTTTATTGACCAGTTGCTAGAGTTACCCCGCACCGGTGGAAAGGAGAGGCTAATTCTGTTAACCAATGAATGACGTTAAACAACAAGACAGAGTGCCTTTGTTCTTTTTCTACCTGTTCATCCTTCTTTTATTGCTGTGATGATCTTATATTATCTACACATGTATCCTAAATCTCCCAAAGTTCACTGTTTCTAGACGTAATTATGGATTtgaatgtgtaaataaatagttgCAAATTATTTAAGgtgtttttctattaaaaaatgttttgttagtaATTTAGGTTGATTTTTTCCCGATCAATTAATGTTTCCATTATTAGGCGGTAATTTGACTAAATCTGAACCAATCAGAAGCGTTGGCCAATCACAGCGACTACTTTACTGTTGCTAATGGAGTCTGGCTTGGGCGTTTAACGAGGACAGAATCataaagtgtaataaaatatacaattcacGAAAGTTAGTACAGTGTTTAATTCAACTGACCTAAAAAATTTTATACAGTGATGTCCGTGTAGATTTcagtttaatatacttttaatttccaACAAAATATACTCACGGCATGGCACAATGTTGCCAATTTAATTATACCAGTAGAAGATCCGTACTTAAAACGACCTTCACCGAACTTATaatagaatgaaaaatattttataagatatttagtatattagaaaatatgtcAAGAATGGGTTGTCTAAAGCCAAGGATTGgctcattttatttacaaaagcttgttatcaaaaatatttatctagtcGTTTATTTTTGGTTATTCCTACTACAATAACAAGTGCCAGTGATATTTCCTGCACAGCTGAGATGTTTGTACGAAGGCGGGTAGCGACAAAGGCATCCCGGATTTTGATTCATAATACAAGACTGTGAAGAGCAAGTTGACGAACCAACTTTGCGAGTGCAGgatgtttttttaagtaaatccTTTTCGTAACTCGACTTACTTCTTCCGTAATACTTAGAACAAGCGCAATCTACATTTGAAACTTTTTCGAAACTGATTTTGTGTGTTTTGTATCGTGATtcctttttctttaatattggtTTTCCACGACAGCAATCAGGTCCCTGTCGATTCGAAAGCCCAGAACTAGAATTGTGGAAGTCGATTCTATTATTAGAATTTGACGATTGGGGGTTACgacttattaatttacttttattttgacaaTGGTTTTTCCTAGAGTCTTCTTGAGAATACGTGCTATGATTAAAACGTTCGGGTACTGTTGAAGATTCTTGTAGAGCAGAATTGTTATTATGAGTGAAATGACTCGGAGTATCTTCAAATGGATTAATTTGAAGTGATTGGTATAAATTCGACGATTGCGTTGATTTATTCGACACGTGACGTCGACCTGAACGTATTCCTTCGTCAATTTTTTCGTCAggcgaaatattattatttatattttgttcattgTGAGTTTCAGCCATAGATTTATATTGAGCTTGGTGTGAATCGTTTTCATGGTGTTcctttttgttatttgaattgTATTCTGTCAAACTTGCTAATTGTTTTTGTGGATTTGTAGCGTTTCTTATATGACTTACTTCCTTTTGTACGTCAGTCGCGGTCTGAACTTGAATGTACGAAGGTAGACAATAATGATTTGATACATCAATCGCAGGATGTACGTCTCTTTTAAAATAGTCGTTATGAAGTGATTTGTTATTATCAGGTCGTGGTATTGTCGAAGTATCTTTAATATCTTGTATTTTAGGTTGTGATGAtcctttatcaatattataagtacGATCTAAATTTTGTTGTAATTGAGATCGATTGTATTCTTTTACATCCTTATGAAACATAACTTGATTTTCATTGCggttaattttatcataagctTGTCTATCATTATTGGTTGTGTCAAAATTAATAccgaaactatttatatttgcagTTCTATGACCTTCTTGTTCTGATACACCTGTATTGTCTAAAGTGTTTACAGGTATGTAGTCTTTATTTCTGAAGTGGATTGGAGGGGAGTGGGAAATTGGAATGCTATTGTTTTCCGTGGATTCCAAATCTTGTACAGCATCTCTATTTAATGGCATTTGAGAAGATGTTTGGTTAGCTTGTTGATGGAATAAATTGTCATATTCATTGTTATTAGTATTCGATGGCAAGACTGTCACTGGTGTTTTCCCTATCCTGCTGTTATTTAGTGCCGAATTAGTTTCACGACCCAAGCGATCACCTAAGcgaaatatttcattgatttcATTGCCTTCCCCGTTGGTTTCTCTTTTTTCG
Above is a genomic segment from Vanessa tameamea isolate UH-Manoa-2023 chromosome 29, ilVanTame1 primary haplotype, whole genome shotgun sequence containing:
- the LOC113395272 gene encoding transcription initiation factor TFIID subunit 10-like isoform X1: MQMSRMSSPSIGMDEDSGAGHALTDFLLQLENYSPSIPDSVVAYYLNMSGFESQDPRLIRLIALASQKFLSDIANDALQHCKMRTSSQINQSSKNQKGPKEKKYVMTMEDLVPALQEYGISAKKPHYFV
- the LOC113395272 gene encoding transcription initiation factor TFIID subunit 10-like isoform X2, translating into MSRMSSPSIGMDEDSGAGHALTDFLLQLENYSPSIPDSVVAYYLNMSGFESQDPRLIRLIALASQKFLSDIANDALQHCKMRTSSQINQSSKNQKGPKEKKYVMTMEDLVPALQEYGISAKKPHYFV
- the LOC113395271 gene encoding peroxynitrite isomerase THAP4-like, whose protein sequence is MLQSNEEIHEALAPISWLSGRWVTEDGKGHYPTLKDFQYHEELEFICIGQPMFNYISTSRHPETKKPMHQERGFLRINPGTHDLAFLISHNFGLTSLEEGACDPEKKEIKLVTANVSRASFSKPPYVKNFKRELRLLQPDTLEVILYMETDNTPLSEHLTAIYKKV